One Dioscorea cayenensis subsp. rotundata cultivar TDr96_F1 chromosome 17, TDr96_F1_v2_PseudoChromosome.rev07_lg8_w22 25.fasta, whole genome shotgun sequence DNA window includes the following coding sequences:
- the LOC120280746 gene encoding uncharacterized protein LOC120280746 isoform X2 — MDSKGFSGLSPIMEDTNIAADGSTILIALERVEELNLNCKHIYINNSDLWRFLHGLEEVNNWRAANSLANIKHQMRRFNEPSIHLIPARWNKIAATMASKGVNASQLSLFHKGMDLPRWLMRLLERSLFNF, encoded by the exons ATGGATTCCAAAGGTTTTTCAG GGCTCTCCCCCATCATGGAGGATACCAATATTGCAGCTGATGGAAGCACCATTCTTATTGCATTGGAAAGAGTTGAAGAGCTAAATTTGAATTGCAAACATATCTATATCAACAACTCAGATCTGTGGAGATTCCTTCATGGTTTAGAGGAAGTTAACAATTGGAGGGCTGCCAATTCTCTGGCAAACATCAAACACCAGATGAGAAGATTCAATGAACCATCCATTCACCTTATCCCTGCCCGATGGAACAAGATTGCAGCAACCATGGCTAGTAAAGGTGTAAATGCTTCTCAGTTGTCACTCTTCCACAAAGGCATGGACCTTCCTAGATGGCTAATGAGACTCCTGGAGCGTTCCCTCTTTAATTTCTAG
- the LOC120280746 gene encoding uncharacterized protein LOC120280746 isoform X1 — protein MDSKGFSDILYAGLSPIMEDTNIAADGSTILIALERVEELNLNCKHIYINNSDLWRFLHGLEEVNNWRAANSLANIKHQMRRFNEPSIHLIPARWNKIAATMASKGVNASQLSLFHKGMDLPRWLMRLLERSLFNF, from the exons ATGGATTCCAAAGGTTTTTCAG ACATTTTATATGCAGGGCTCTCCCCCATCATGGAGGATACCAATATTGCAGCTGATGGAAGCACCATTCTTATTGCATTGGAAAGAGTTGAAGAGCTAAATTTGAATTGCAAACATATCTATATCAACAACTCAGATCTGTGGAGATTCCTTCATGGTTTAGAGGAAGTTAACAATTGGAGGGCTGCCAATTCTCTGGCAAACATCAAACACCAGATGAGAAGATTCAATGAACCATCCATTCACCTTATCCCTGCCCGATGGAACAAGATTGCAGCAACCATGGCTAGTAAAGGTGTAAATGCTTCTCAGTTGTCACTCTTCCACAAAGGCATGGACCTTCCTAGATGGCTAATGAGACTCCTGGAGCGTTCCCTCTTTAATTTCTAG